The Nocardia arthritidis genome has a window encoding:
- the secA2 gene encoding accessory Sec system translocase SecA2: MGSRGDGVWQRVRRLIERPGTENVLRYRRVVAAAGERADVLRALSDDELTAAAERLRTTPDRPFDRDEFAEVCALGREAARRTLGETPFDVQLIGVVALLNGYVVEMATGEGKTLTGALAAAGFALQGRRVHVVSVNDYLARRDAEWMRDLYAMLGVSVGWVDQQADWADRRAAYTCDVTYVSVSEVGFDVLRDRLRTDPAEVVLPAPDVVIVDEADSVMVDEATVPLVLAGDVDRGRNEITFARLVRELTTGEHYEVDGDRRNVFLTDAGIDLVQHRLGGVDLYTDTHAELLTKVQLALHARALLHRDVDYLVRDGKVQLINVARGRVALLQRWPDGLQAAVEAKEGLAASPTGEVLDSILVQALIGRYRTVCGMSGTAVAVADQLAEFYRLKTGRVPMNVPCVRDDEPDRMYATMAQKQAAIVEYVRTVHETGRPVLLGTLSVAESELIAGMLAEAGIDGVVLNAKNDAEEAGIIARAGEFGRVTISTQMAGRGTDIRLGSVDGAGRERVAELGGLCVVGSGHYHTSRLDDQLRGRSGRQGDPGSSVFFTSMEDDVLVHLPDARRRVEAGEDGRVRSARARRAMAHAQRVAEGVHLEIHRDTWRYHNLINIQREVVLDHRHQVLTGDEAPRRLRELCSERYELLLETAGAEALSDTARAIVLYHLDRCWSEHLAYLADVREGIHLRALGRETPIDEFHRIAVAEFSEFLPEAYRRSAETFDRVEITDDGADLEALGLKRPTSTWTYLINDNPFGTPEERFRDFLGGIVRDGQSKLGMPS, encoded by the coding sequence ATGGGCAGTAGGGGCGATGGCGTGTGGCAGCGGGTGCGGCGGCTCATCGAGCGGCCCGGCACCGAGAACGTGCTGCGCTACCGGCGGGTGGTCGCGGCGGCGGGCGAGCGCGCGGACGTGCTGCGCGCACTGTCCGACGACGAGCTGACGGCGGCGGCCGAGCGGCTGCGCACGACGCCGGACCGGCCGTTCGACCGGGACGAGTTCGCCGAGGTGTGCGCGCTCGGCCGGGAGGCGGCGCGCCGGACCTTGGGCGAGACACCGTTCGACGTCCAGCTGATCGGCGTGGTCGCGCTGCTCAACGGATACGTCGTCGAGATGGCGACCGGTGAGGGCAAAACGTTGACCGGCGCACTGGCCGCGGCCGGATTCGCGCTACAGGGCAGGCGGGTGCACGTGGTGTCGGTGAACGACTACCTGGCCCGCCGCGACGCGGAATGGATGCGCGACCTGTACGCGATGCTCGGCGTCTCGGTCGGTTGGGTGGATCAGCAGGCCGACTGGGCGGACCGGCGGGCGGCGTACACCTGCGACGTGACCTACGTGTCGGTGAGCGAGGTCGGTTTCGACGTGCTGCGCGACCGGTTGCGCACGGACCCCGCGGAGGTGGTGCTGCCCGCGCCGGACGTGGTGATCGTCGACGAGGCCGACTCGGTGATGGTCGACGAGGCGACGGTGCCGCTGGTGCTGGCGGGCGATGTCGACCGCGGGCGCAACGAGATCACCTTCGCCCGGCTCGTGCGCGAGCTCACCACTGGGGAGCACTACGAGGTCGACGGCGACCGGCGCAACGTCTTTCTCACCGACGCCGGAATCGACCTGGTCCAGCACCGGCTCGGCGGCGTCGACCTGTACACCGACACGCACGCCGAACTGCTCACCAAGGTACAGCTCGCACTGCACGCCAGGGCGCTGCTGCACCGCGATGTCGACTACCTGGTCCGCGATGGCAAGGTGCAGCTGATCAATGTCGCCCGCGGCCGGGTGGCGCTGCTGCAGCGCTGGCCCGACGGATTGCAGGCGGCGGTGGAGGCCAAGGAAGGGCTCGCCGCCAGCCCGACCGGCGAGGTGCTCGACTCGATCCTGGTGCAGGCGTTGATCGGTCGCTATCGCACGGTGTGCGGGATGAGCGGAACCGCGGTGGCCGTCGCCGATCAGCTGGCGGAGTTCTACCGGCTGAAGACCGGACGCGTCCCGATGAACGTGCCGTGCGTGCGCGACGACGAGCCCGACCGGATGTACGCGACCATGGCGCAGAAGCAGGCCGCGATCGTCGAGTACGTGCGCACCGTGCACGAGACCGGAAGACCGGTCCTGCTGGGCACTTTGAGCGTTGCCGAATCCGAGCTGATCGCGGGCATGCTGGCCGAGGCGGGTATCGACGGCGTGGTGCTCAATGCGAAGAACGATGCCGAGGAGGCCGGAATCATCGCTCGCGCAGGCGAATTCGGGCGGGTGACGATTTCGACGCAGATGGCGGGCCGCGGCACCGATATTCGGCTCGGCTCGGTGGACGGCGCGGGCCGCGAGCGCGTTGCCGAACTCGGCGGGCTGTGTGTGGTCGGCTCGGGGCATTACCACACGAGCAGGCTCGACGATCAGCTGCGCGGCCGCTCCGGACGTCAGGGCGATCCCGGCAGTTCGGTCTTCTTCACCAGCATGGAAGACGATGTGCTGGTACACCTTCCGGATGCCCGGCGCCGGGTCGAGGCCGGCGAGGACGGGCGGGTGCGCTCCGCGCGGGCCCGGCGGGCCATGGCACACGCCCAGCGGGTCGCCGAGGGTGTGCACCTCGAGATCCACCGCGACACCTGGCGCTACCACAACCTGATCAATATCCAGCGCGAGGTCGTCCTCGACCACCGCCATCAGGTGCTGACGGGTGACGAGGCGCCGCGGCGACTGCGCGAACTGTGCTCGGAACGATACGAGCTACTGCTGGAGACGGCGGGGGCGGAAGCGCTGAGCGATACCGCGAGGGCGATCGTGCTCTACCACCTGGACCGCTGTTGGAGCGAACATCTGGCATACCTGGCCGATGTGCGCGAGGGAATTCACCTGCGCGCCTTGGGACGGGAGACCCCCATCGACGAATTCCACCGCATCGCGGTCGCCGAATTCAGCGAATTCCTACCGGAAGCATATCGGCGCTCGGCCGAGACATTCGATCGGGTCGAAATCACCGACGACGGTGCGGATCTCGAAGCGCTCGGCCTGAAACGCCCCACCTCGACCTGGACGTATCTGATCAACGACAACCCGTTCGGCACACCGGAAGAGCGTTTCCGGGATTTCTTGGGCGGGATTGTTCGCGATGGCCAGAGCAAATTGGGAATGCCGAGCTGA
- a CDS encoding helix-turn-helix domain-containing protein: MQHYLDSIESTARRLIVHPNTIRYRIDRYHALTGVDLRKPAVALELWWALQRHRLQRRAVFDLPPD, translated from the coding sequence TTGCAGCACTACCTCGACAGCATCGAATCCACCGCGCGGCGATTGATCGTCCATCCCAACACCATTCGATACCGGATCGATCGGTACCATGCGCTCACCGGCGTCGACCTACGCAAACCCGCTGTCGCACTGGAACTTTGGTGGGCCCTGCAGCGGCATCGGCTGCAACGTCGCGCGGTCTTCGACCTGCCGCCGGACTGA